In uncultured Bacteroides sp., the following proteins share a genomic window:
- the modB gene encoding molybdate ABC transporter permease subunit codes for MNDDFIETLLLTGKLAALTTIILLFIGLPLGYWLAYKRFRFKALIEALISMPLVLPPTVLGFYMLVAYSPQNGIGHFLEHTLNLRLAFSFEGILLASVLFSLPFMVQPIQNGFASVPRSYREASYTLGKSFFTTFTRVLIPNIKPSIITAIAMTFAHCIGEFGVVIMVGGNMPGETRVASIAIYDEVQSLNYDTANKYSFVLFIISLLILTVIYSINGNKKTL; via the coding sequence ATGAACGATGATTTTATAGAAACCCTCCTACTCACCGGAAAACTAGCAGCATTAACCACAATAATACTGCTTTTTATTGGTTTGCCTCTGGGCTATTGGCTGGCATATAAGAGATTTAGATTTAAAGCATTAATAGAGGCCCTAATCAGTATGCCGCTTGTTCTTCCGCCCACTGTGCTTGGATTTTATATGTTGGTGGCCTATAGTCCTCAGAATGGTATAGGTCATTTTCTGGAACATACACTAAACCTTCGTCTGGCATTTAGTTTCGAAGGAATTCTTCTGGCCAGTGTGCTCTTCAGTCTGCCGTTTATGGTTCAGCCCATTCAGAATGGTTTTGCAAGTGTTCCGCGAAGTTACAGGGAAGCGTCTTACACGCTTGGAAAATCTTTCTTCACCACCTTCACAAGGGTACTTATCCCCAACATAAAGCCTTCCATTATTACGGCAATTGCCATGACCTTTGCCCACTGTATCGGGGAGTTTGGCGTGGTAATTATGGTGGGAGGAAACATGCCGGGCGAAACTCGGGTGGCCTCCATTGCCATCTATGATGAAGTGCAGTCGCTTAATTACGATACGGCAAACAAGTACTCATTTGTATTATTCATCATTTCACTGCTGATACTTACAGTTATTTACAGTATAAACGGTAACAAGAAAACACTTTAA
- a CDS encoding P-II family nitrogen regulator — protein MKLILAMIRIAKMSDTKIALSEAGLPSFTAMPVLGRGKGHGDLEKAADVDPEHHELISEMPRLKSKRMITLVVTDEKKDLAVETIIKANQTGKSGDGKIFVIDTVGSVRVRTGESGDETLD, from the coding sequence ATGAAACTAATATTAGCAATGATTCGCATTGCCAAGATGAGTGACACAAAGATCGCTCTTTCGGAAGCAGGATTGCCGTCGTTCACCGCCATGCCTGTTCTGGGACGCGGAAAAGGACACGGCGATCTGGAAAAGGCCGCCGACGTAGATCCTGAACATCATGAACTGATCTCGGAGATGCCTCGTCTGAAATCCAAAAGAATGATTACGCTTGTGGTTACCGACGAGAAAAAAGATCTGGCTGTAGAAACAATCATCAAGGCAAATCAAACCGGAAAAAGTGGTGATGGGAAAATTTTTGTAATTGATACTGTTGGTTCTGTTCGTGTACGTACAGGAGAATCAGGTGACGAAACATTAGATTAA
- the nifH gene encoding nitrogenase iron protein: MRKIAIYGKGGIGKSTTTQNTVAGLAEMGKKVMVVGCDPKADSTRLLLHGLAQKTVLDTLRDEGEDIDLDDVMKPGFNATSCVESGGPEPGVGCAGRGIITSINLLEQLGAYDDDKHLDYVFYDVLGDVVCGGFAMPIRDGKAEEVYIVCSGEMMAMYAANNICKSIAKFGKVGTVRLGGIICNSRKVDNEANMIEEFASKLGTQMIHFVPRDNMVQHAEINRKTVIDHAPEHAQADEYRSLAKKINDNQMFVIPTPLSMPELEELLVGFGIMN; the protein is encoded by the coding sequence ATGAGAAAGATTGCTATTTATGGAAAAGGCGGCATTGGTAAAAGTACCACAACGCAAAACACTGTAGCCGGTTTGGCTGAAATGGGAAAAAAAGTAATGGTTGTAGGTTGTGATCCTAAAGCAGATTCCACTCGTTTGCTGTTACACGGTCTTGCACAGAAAACAGTTCTCGATACTCTTCGTGACGAAGGCGAAGATATTGATCTGGATGACGTTATGAAACCAGGATTTAATGCTACCAGTTGTGTAGAATCAGGCGGTCCGGAACCGGGAGTAGGTTGTGCAGGACGTGGTATTATTACTTCTATCAACTTACTTGAGCAGCTTGGCGCTTACGATGACGACAAACACCTTGATTATGTGTTCTATGATGTACTTGGCGACGTAGTATGTGGTGGTTTCGCCATGCCAATACGTGATGGCAAAGCAGAAGAAGTTTACATTGTTTGCTCAGGAGAGATGATGGCAATGTATGCAGCCAACAATATCTGCAAGTCTATTGCCAAGTTCGGTAAAGTAGGAACAGTTCGTTTAGGAGGCATTATTTGCAACTCTCGTAAAGTAGACAATGAAGCAAACATGATTGAAGAATTTGCCTCAAAACTTGGAACTCAGATGATTCATTTTGTACCTCGTGACAACATGGTTCAACATGCCGAGATTAACCGTAAAACCGTTATTGACCATGCACCGGAACATGCTCAGGCCGACGAATACCGTTCTTTGGCTAAGAAAATAAACGATAACCAAATGTTTGTTATCCCTACCCCACTTTCTATGCCTGAATTGGAAGAGTTATTGGTTGGCTTTGGTATTATGAACTAA
- a CDS encoding (2Fe-2S) ferredoxin domain-containing protein: protein MKKPAYHILVCNSYRVGGEAQGACNKKGAAGLLQYLSEEASDRGLDVAVSTTACLNVCSQGPVMVIHPNNYWYGGVDSEDVIDEILDSLENNEPCAKYLISD from the coding sequence ATGAAAAAGCCAGCTTATCACATTTTAGTTTGTAATTCCTATCGTGTAGGAGGAGAAGCTCAAGGAGCCTGTAATAAAAAAGGTGCAGCCGGATTGCTGCAATATTTAAGCGAAGAAGCATCAGACCGGGGATTGGATGTTGCTGTATCTACAACCGCTTGCTTGAATGTATGTTCTCAGGGACCGGTAATGGTTATTCATCCTAATAATTATTGGTACGGAGGTGTTGATAGCGAAGATGTAATTGACGAAATACTTGATTCACTGGAGAATAATGAACCATGTGCCAAGTACTTGATATCCGACTAA
- a CDS encoding pyruvate carboxyltransferase, translating into MVKFKKPYFIDTTLRDGEQAPGVVFSLDEKIKACSLLDEAGIPELEIGTPAMGIKEAQEINIICRQGFKFKTLAWCRANKQDILLAAKSGTNGVHLSFPVSQILQQAMEKNEQWVMQQLQETFDFASSHFDYVTIGAQDASRANLSFLKEFVGLAKFLGSSRVRIADTVGILNPISCFKLIKSIHATYHGLPLEIHAHNDLGMATANTVAAYLAGAECLSVTVNGLGERAGNAALEEVAMALEMSEMIDCGLKTTLFSELSNYVSEISNRVLPESKPITGSLVLSHESGIHTQCLQKDRKTYQLIEASRLGKPEQDFIIGKHSGKSTVRYYLEKANLPVDENICALLTVKIKEEANQKKSFISEKEFYRIYWEIRKKDKCYGEKEYAGINHSR; encoded by the coding sequence ATGGTAAAATTTAAGAAACCATATTTCATTGACACCACTTTGCGAGATGGTGAACAGGCCCCAGGTGTTGTCTTCTCATTAGATGAGAAGATAAAGGCCTGTTCACTGTTGGATGAAGCAGGAATTCCTGAGCTTGAAATTGGCACACCTGCCATGGGAATTAAGGAAGCTCAGGAAATCAATATAATCTGCCGGCAAGGATTCAAGTTCAAAACCCTGGCATGGTGCAGAGCCAACAAACAAGATATTCTTTTAGCTGCAAAAAGTGGAACAAATGGAGTTCACTTATCATTCCCTGTTTCTCAGATCCTGCAGCAAGCAATGGAAAAGAATGAGCAGTGGGTAATGCAACAATTACAGGAAACGTTTGATTTTGCATCATCCCACTTTGATTATGTAACGATAGGTGCCCAGGATGCTTCAAGAGCTAATTTATCCTTCCTGAAAGAGTTCGTTGGATTAGCAAAATTCTTAGGAAGTTCACGGGTAAGGATAGCTGATACTGTAGGTATACTAAACCCTATTTCGTGCTTTAAACTGATAAAATCAATTCATGCCACTTATCACGGTTTGCCATTAGAAATACATGCGCACAATGATTTGGGAATGGCAACGGCCAATACTGTTGCAGCATACCTGGCCGGAGCCGAATGTCTCAGCGTTACAGTTAACGGACTGGGCGAACGTGCAGGAAATGCTGCCCTGGAAGAAGTTGCAATGGCATTAGAGATGAGTGAAATGATTGACTGCGGACTAAAAACAACTCTTTTTTCTGAGCTTTCTAATTATGTTTCTGAAATCTCAAACAGAGTTTTGCCCGAAAGCAAACCTATTACGGGAAGCCTTGTTTTATCGCATGAATCAGGAATACATACTCAATGCTTACAAAAAGATAGAAAGACATATCAGTTGATTGAAGCTTCCAGGTTAGGAAAACCGGAACAGGATTTTATTATTGGCAAGCACAGCGGTAAATCAACCGTCAGATATTACCTTGAAAAAGCAAATTTGCCCGTAGATGAGAATATATGTGCTCTTTTAACAGTGAAGATTAAAGAAGAAGCTAATCAAAAGAAGAGTTTCATCAGCGAGAAAGAGTTTTATCGGATTTATTGGGAGATTAGAAAAAAAGATAAATGTTATGGAGAAAAAGAATACGCAGGAATTAACCATTCCAGATGA
- a CDS encoding nitrogenase component I subunit alpha: MIKDTEKDINLAEFKEEVLAAYPKKVAKKRAKGIVYNDPDEIPQIQANVRTIPGIITQRGCTYAGCKGVVLGPTRDIVNITHGPIGCGFYSWLTRRNQTRPDEQAPENFIPYAFSTDMQDSNIVFGGEEKLKQAIREAYELFHPKAIAIFSTCPVGLIGDDVHRVARHMTEELEGKVNIFGFSCEGYRGVSQSAGHHIANNGLYKNLIGNDDSVDGKYKFRINVLGEYNIGGDAFAIETLMDKCGIELVATMSGNSTKKQFETAHTADLSLVMCHRSINYVAEMLETSFGIPWMKANFIGAEATAKTLRKVGKYFGDQELIDRIEKVIAEEMISVKEAQEKALEKTNGKLAMLFVGGSRAHHYQELFNELGMKTISAGYEFGHRDDYEGRSVIPSIQIDADSRNIEQITVKEDATRFKPRKTEEELKALEKEGLEFNGYEGMMAEMKKGTLVIDDLSHYEMEKLIEMYHPDIFCAGIKEKFCVQKMGIPLKQLHNYDYGGPYAAFEGAINFYKDIEQIACCSIWKEMKAPWEKEDIVEAEYVY, from the coding sequence ATGATAAAAGATACAGAAAAGGATATTAACCTCGCTGAATTTAAAGAAGAGGTACTAGCGGCCTATCCTAAAAAGGTTGCAAAGAAAAGAGCAAAAGGAATTGTATATAATGATCCTGACGAGATTCCTCAGATTCAGGCCAATGTACGTACCATTCCCGGAATTATTACTCAAAGAGGATGTACCTACGCCGGATGTAAAGGTGTGGTTCTGGGCCCAACAAGAGATATTGTAAATATCACTCACGGACCAATCGGTTGTGGATTTTATTCATGGCTAACCCGTCGTAACCAGACTCGCCCTGACGAACAGGCTCCTGAGAACTTTATTCCTTATGCTTTCTCAACGGATATGCAGGATTCCAACATTGTGTTTGGAGGAGAAGAAAAGCTGAAGCAGGCCATTCGTGAAGCATACGAACTATTTCACCCGAAAGCTATTGCCATTTTCTCAACTTGTCCGGTAGGGTTGATTGGAGACGACGTTCACCGCGTGGCTCGCCACATGACTGAAGAACTGGAAGGCAAAGTAAACATCTTCGGATTCTCATGCGAAGGATATCGCGGAGTATCACAGTCGGCCGGTCACCACATTGCAAACAATGGTTTATACAAAAACCTTATTGGTAATGACGATTCTGTAGATGGTAAATACAAATTCAGAATAAACGTTTTAGGTGAATATAACATTGGGGGTGACGCTTTTGCCATTGAAACTTTAATGGATAAGTGTGGCATCGAGCTTGTAGCAACAATGTCCGGTAACTCCACAAAGAAACAATTTGAAACTGCACACACAGCCGATTTAAGTCTGGTTATGTGCCACCGATCAATAAACTATGTGGCTGAGATGCTTGAAACATCTTTCGGAATTCCCTGGATGAAGGCAAACTTCATTGGTGCGGAAGCCACAGCTAAAACACTCCGTAAGGTTGGAAAGTATTTTGGTGATCAGGAATTAATTGACCGTATAGAGAAAGTAATTGCGGAAGAGATGATCTCCGTGAAAGAGGCTCAGGAAAAAGCATTGGAAAAGACCAATGGCAAACTAGCCATGCTCTTTGTAGGAGGTTCACGAGCTCACCATTATCAGGAACTGTTCAATGAATTGGGAATGAAGACAATCTCTGCCGGATACGAATTTGGTCACAGAGACGACTACGAAGGTCGAAGCGTTATTCCTTCCATTCAGATTGATGCCGATAGTCGTAACATTGAACAGATTACGGTTAAAGAAGATGCTACCCGCTTCAAACCACGTAAAACCGAAGAAGAATTAAAAGCTTTGGAAAAAGAAGGACTTGAATTCAACGGTTACGAGGGTATGATGGCAGAAATGAAGAAAGGAACTCTGGTTATTGATGACTTAAGTCATTACGAGATGGAGAAACTTATCGAGATGTATCATCCGGATATCTTCTGCGCCGGTATAAAAGAAAAGTTCTGCGTGCAAAAAATGGGCATACCATTGAAACAGTTGCATAACTACGATTACGGTGGTCCGTACGCAGCTTTTGAAGGAGCAATCAACTTCTACAAAGACATTGAGCAAATTGCTTGTTGCAGCATTTGGAAAGAAATGAAAGCTCCTTGGGAGAAAGAGGATATCGTCGAAGCAGAATATGTTTATTAA
- a CDS encoding nitrogenase component 1 — translation MEKQYISTRNACKLCAPLGASVALKGIEGCVPLIHGSQGCATYIRRYMISHYKEPVDIASSNFSEAATVYGGSRNFITGINNIIKQYNPKVIGIASTCLSETIGEDLPGLIRDYKEANKDKELPTFINVSTASYCGSHIDGFHNTLLAAVRSLASDKVKGDYINIFPGFVSPADIRYLKEILDDFGISYILFPDYSETLDNEHWKDYQLIPQGGTPMSDIVRTGGARATIEFGNVFNKGAIRNKDVSRVQTAGEWLENAFGVKNYQMEMPIGIKSADSFFHILSQISKKSIPEKHRKERGRLIDAYVDAHKYVFGKKAMIFGEEDLVISLAGFLKEIGIEPSLIGSGGNSGILKIEIERLYAHTETPISVLSGSDFESMREKAEEINPDILIGNSKGYYIARERKIPLVRLGFPIHDRFGAARLHHIGYRGTQELFDRIVNALIEYKQENSPVGYKYI, via the coding sequence ATGGAAAAGCAATATATATCAACCCGTAACGCATGCAAACTATGTGCTCCACTAGGTGCATCGGTAGCACTTAAAGGTATTGAAGGATGTGTACCGCTTATCCACGGTTCTCAAGGATGTGCAACCTACATCCGTCGTTATATGATTAGCCACTATAAAGAACCGGTAGATATTGCTTCTTCAAATTTCAGCGAAGCAGCCACTGTATATGGGGGCAGCCGGAACTTTATCACGGGAATTAATAATATCATAAAGCAGTACAATCCTAAAGTTATTGGTATTGCCTCTACTTGCCTGAGTGAGACAATAGGTGAAGACTTACCCGGATTAATCAGAGACTATAAAGAGGCGAATAAAGATAAAGAATTGCCCACATTTATCAATGTATCAACAGCAAGTTATTGCGGCAGTCATATTGATGGCTTTCATAATACTTTGCTGGCAGCAGTCCGGTCTTTAGCCTCGGATAAAGTTAAGGGAGATTACATTAATATATTTCCCGGATTCGTTTCTCCGGCAGATATTCGTTATCTAAAAGAAATTCTTGACGATTTTGGTATCAGTTATATTCTTTTCCCCGATTATTCTGAAACACTTGATAACGAACATTGGAAAGATTATCAGCTGATTCCTCAGGGAGGAACTCCCATGAGTGATATTGTTCGTACCGGAGGAGCTAGAGCTACCATTGAATTTGGTAATGTTTTCAATAAAGGAGCTATCCGGAATAAAGATGTAAGTAGAGTTCAAACCGCTGGGGAATGGCTGGAAAATGCTTTCGGAGTGAAAAACTATCAAATGGAGATGCCTATTGGCATTAAGTCTGCCGACAGTTTCTTCCATATTCTGTCTCAGATCAGTAAAAAGAGTATTCCTGAGAAACACCGGAAAGAACGGGGACGATTGATAGATGCGTATGTAGATGCACATAAGTATGTATTTGGCAAAAAGGCAATGATATTTGGGGAAGAAGATTTGGTTATAAGTCTTGCCGGCTTCTTAAAAGAAATTGGCATTGAGCCATCTCTCATTGGTTCCGGAGGGAACAGCGGTATATTGAAAATAGAAATAGAAAGACTGTACGCTCACACAGAAACTCCGATAAGTGTGTTGAGTGGCTCCGACTTTGAATCCATGCGTGAGAAGGCTGAAGAGATTAATCCCGATATCTTAATTGGGAACAGCAAAGGGTATTACATTGCCCGTGAACGTAAAATCCCATTAGTAAGATTAGGATTCCCCATTCACGACCGCTTTGGAGCAGCCCGTCTGCATCACATTGGATATCGGGGAACCCAGGAATTATTTGACCGTATTGTAAATGCATTAATAGAATATAAACAAGAAAACTCTCCCGTAGGGTATAAATATATTTAG
- the nifB gene encoding nitrogenase cofactor biosynthesis protein NifB yields METTEKKHAHPCFDESAKHSHSRVHLPVAPKCNIQCNYCNRKYDCVNETRPGVTSSVLAPFQAADYLKALNEKLDNLSVVGIAGPGDPFANPEETLETMRSVKNIFPEKIFCLSTNGLDLEPYIDEIAELGVSHVTITINAIDPTISGKIYKWIRYNKHVYRGVEGARILLERQLACIPLLKAKGITVKINSIIIPGINEDHIPEVARKCAELGADVINCIPLIPTAETEFADTPKPDTKMIFKTRTLASEHLKLMSHCARCRADAAGLLGQDLEGTHALLKEYASRPAFDLTTRPYVAVATHEGLLVNLHLGEATSLYIFKQSPKGFQLVEERKMPVPGAGDQRWVDMARSLNDCRAILVSGVGENPKTILNSCHVHVIEMTGLIDDGLDGVYNNKPIRSIAKPDAFKCGSGCKGNAQGCA; encoded by the coding sequence ATGGAAACAACAGAAAAGAAACATGCCCATCCCTGCTTTGACGAAAGTGCAAAACATTCTCATTCAAGAGTACATTTACCTGTAGCACCAAAGTGTAACATACAGTGTAATTATTGCAATCGGAAGTATGATTGTGTGAACGAAACCCGCCCGGGAGTTACATCATCCGTTCTTGCTCCTTTTCAGGCAGCCGATTACCTGAAGGCACTGAATGAAAAGCTCGACAACTTATCTGTTGTGGGCATTGCAGGCCCGGGAGATCCTTTTGCTAATCCCGAAGAAACATTGGAAACAATGCGGAGCGTTAAGAACATTTTTCCAGAGAAGATTTTCTGTCTTTCAACGAATGGTCTTGATTTGGAGCCTTATATCGATGAGATAGCAGAACTAGGCGTTAGTCATGTAACTATTACAATAAATGCCATTGACCCTACTATCAGTGGTAAGATATATAAATGGATTCGCTATAATAAACACGTATACAGAGGAGTTGAAGGAGCAAGAATTTTGCTTGAAAGACAACTAGCCTGCATTCCTCTATTAAAAGCAAAAGGGATTACTGTCAAGATTAACAGCATTATTATTCCGGGAATTAACGAAGATCACATTCCGGAAGTAGCTCGTAAATGCGCTGAGCTGGGAGCAGATGTAATTAATTGCATACCACTAATTCCCACTGCTGAAACTGAATTTGCCGATACACCTAAGCCCGATACGAAGATGATCTTCAAAACCCGGACATTGGCATCAGAACATCTGAAATTAATGAGCCACTGTGCACGTTGCAGAGCCGACGCCGCTGGTTTACTTGGGCAAGATCTTGAAGGGACTCATGCATTATTGAAAGAATATGCTTCACGTCCGGCTTTCGACCTCACCACTCGCCCTTATGTAGCAGTCGCAACTCACGAAGGACTATTAGTGAACTTACATTTAGGAGAGGCTACTTCTCTATATATCTTCAAGCAGTCTCCTAAAGGTTTTCAATTGGTTGAGGAAAGAAAAATGCCGGTACCGGGAGCAGGAGACCAAAGATGGGTAGACATGGCTCGTTCACTAAATGATTGCAGGGCAATACTTGTATCGGGAGTAGGAGAAAATCCTAAAACAATACTAAACTCTTGCCATGTGCATGTAATAGAAATGACTGGATTAATAGATGACGGACTGGATGGGGTATATAACAATAAACCTATCCGTAGTATAGCTAAACCGGATGCTTTTAAATGTGGCAGTGGATGCAAAGGCAATGCCCAAGGATGTGCGTAA
- a CDS encoding nitrogenase component 1, translating to MLLKHTTDKEIDRKALTINPAKTCQPIGAMYAALGIHGCLPHSHGSQGCCSYHRSTLTRHFKEPVVAATSSFSEGSSVFGGSANLLQAIETMFTVYKPEVIAVHTTCLSETIGDDLNQIVSKANEDGLVPDGKYVIYCNTPSYVGTHITGYSNQVAAMVKFFSTATPKKKNVVNLVAGWMEPSDMREIKRLAQVMEARTIMFPDMTGVLDTPLNGKYVMYPNGGTTIPELRATGDSKFTIGLGQYCTEDACIKLENKCKVKFEVVDIPIGLKATDRFLMSLSRHANLPIPDSITEERGQLIDLIADNAKYLYGKRVALWGDPDTLIPLTELLVSLDMRPVYIVSGTPGKPFDERMSEILKDIPEAKFMSGERADMFRLHQWIKQEGVDLLIGNTYGKYIARDEDTPFIRFGFPIADRAGHNYFPKTGYVGATNLVIQILNAFMEHQDRTCPEEKVEFQM from the coding sequence ATGTTATTAAAGCACACTACAGATAAAGAAATAGACAGAAAGGCCTTGACTATTAACCCCGCCAAAACCTGTCAACCTATTGGAGCAATGTATGCCGCACTGGGTATTCATGGATGCTTGCCCCATAGTCACGGTTCGCAAGGCTGTTGCTCTTACCATAGAAGTACATTAACCCGCCATTTTAAAGAGCCGGTTGTAGCTGCAACCAGTTCTTTCTCGGAAGGTTCTTCAGTATTCGGAGGTTCGGCCAATCTATTGCAAGCTATTGAAACAATGTTCACTGTATATAAACCGGAAGTAATTGCGGTTCATACAACTTGTCTCTCTGAAACAATTGGTGATGATTTGAATCAGATTGTATCAAAAGCCAATGAAGACGGACTTGTTCCTGATGGTAAATATGTGATCTATTGCAATACTCCATCGTATGTTGGAACACACATCACCGGATATTCCAATCAGGTTGCAGCAATGGTAAAGTTCTTCTCTACTGCTACACCTAAGAAGAAAAACGTGGTAAACTTAGTTGCCGGATGGATGGAACCATCAGACATGCGGGAAATCAAAAGACTTGCTCAAGTTATGGAGGCAAGAACAATTATGTTCCCTGATATGACTGGCGTACTTGATACTCCCCTCAACGGAAAATATGTAATGTATCCCAACGGAGGAACAACAATTCCTGAACTGAGAGCCACCGGAGACAGTAAGTTTACAATCGGTCTGGGACAATATTGCACGGAAGATGCCTGCATTAAGCTGGAAAACAAATGCAAAGTTAAGTTTGAAGTGGTAGATATTCCTATTGGCTTAAAAGCAACAGACCGTTTTCTTATGTCTCTTAGCCGTCATGCTAATCTTCCTATTCCAGATAGTATCACGGAAGAACGAGGCCAATTAATTGACCTTATTGCCGACAATGCCAAATATCTTTACGGCAAACGCGTAGCATTATGGGGAGACCCGGATACATTGATTCCTCTTACTGAATTATTGGTGAGCCTGGATATGAGACCAGTCTATATTGTAAGTGGAACACCGGGAAAACCTTTCGATGAACGTATGTCTGAGATATTAAAAGATATTCCCGAAGCGAAGTTCATGAGCGGTGAACGTGCAGATATGTTCCGTCTTCATCAGTGGATTAAACAAGAAGGAGTTGATTTGCTGATAGGTAACACTTACGGCAAGTACATTGCCAGAGATGAAGATACTCCATTCATCCGTTTTGGTTTCCCTATCGCCGACCGCGCAGGGCACAACTATTTCCCTAAAACAGGATATGTTGGTGCTACAAACTTGGTTATCCAGATTTTAAATGCTTTTATGGAACATCAGGATCGTACCTGCCCCGAAGAAAAGGTTGAGTTCCAAATGTAA
- a CDS encoding P-II family nitrogen regulator, producing the protein MYLLRAIVRPEKSSVVMKALFDAGFPAVTKLSVFGRGKQRGLKVGNVTYDELPKDLLMIVIPEKDKDFVIETIMEAARSGEKGQFGDGKIFVTPVEETYTISSGRKEV; encoded by the coding sequence ATGTATTTATTAAGAGCTATTGTTCGCCCAGAGAAGTCATCCGTAGTAATGAAAGCATTATTCGATGCAGGTTTCCCCGCAGTAACAAAACTATCCGTGTTCGGTCGCGGTAAACAGCGCGGTCTTAAAGTAGGAAATGTTACTTATGACGAATTGCCCAAAGACCTTTTAATGATTGTAATTCCTGAAAAAGATAAGGATTTTGTTATTGAAACAATCATGGAAGCTGCCCGTTCAGGAGAAAAAGGACAGTTTGGTGACGGAAAGATATTCGTCACTCCGGTAGAAGAAACCTACACCATCTCCAGCGGTAGAAAAGAAGTATAA
- the nifE gene encoding nitrogenase iron-molybdenum cofactor biosynthesis protein NifE, which translates to MDYILKERKSQVAFAGITAATIECNKESLAGSVSQRACVFCGSRVVLYPIADALHLIHGPIGCAAYTWDIRGSLSSGPELHRLSFSTDLQERDVIFGGIDKLNAAMEELIDLHHPKAAFIYTTCIVGVIGDDVESACKQMAIRKGIPVIPVQAPGFQGSKKDGYKVACEALFQLVGTINKPTPKHSINILGDFNLAGELWILLEYYKKMGIHVNATITGDGRVEDICNAHNASLNVVQCSGSMNYLAQMMKKEYGIPSMRVSYFGIEDMSDALYDVASFFKSEEMMAKAKELVREEFTRLMPQLKWYKERLQGKKAAIYVGGAFKAISLIKALRLIGIQTVIVGSQTGTTEDYELIKKLCDEGTIIVDDSNPVELSHFVKEKQADIFIGGVKERPIAHKIGLGFCDHNHERKEALAGYEGMMNFAREIYATAMSPVWQFTK; encoded by the coding sequence ATGGATTATATATTAAAGGAAAGAAAAAGCCAGGTAGCATTTGCAGGAATCACCGCAGCAACAATAGAATGCAATAAAGAAAGCTTAGCTGGTTCCGTCAGTCAAAGAGCTTGCGTCTTTTGCGGTTCAAGAGTGGTGCTCTATCCTATAGCAGATGCCCTGCATCTCATCCATGGTCCTATTGGATGCGCTGCCTATACATGGGATATCCGAGGTTCTCTTTCTTCAGGACCGGAACTACACAGACTTAGTTTTTCTACAGACTTACAAGAAAGAGATGTAATCTTCGGAGGTATCGATAAATTAAATGCGGCTATGGAAGAATTAATTGATCTCCATCATCCAAAAGCTGCTTTTATTTATACTACTTGTATTGTAGGAGTTATTGGAGATGATGTGGAATCAGCCTGCAAACAGATGGCTATCCGTAAAGGCATTCCTGTTATCCCTGTTCAGGCACCAGGCTTTCAGGGATCTAAAAAAGACGGGTACAAAGTAGCTTGTGAAGCACTCTTCCAACTGGTAGGTACAATAAATAAGCCAACACCCAAGCACAGCATAAATATTCTCGGCGACTTTAATCTTGCAGGAGAGCTATGGATACTACTTGAATACTACAAAAAGATGGGCATTCATGTAAATGCTACAATTACCGGAGACGGCAGGGTTGAGGATATTTGTAATGCCCACAATGCTTCCTTAAACGTTGTTCAGTGTTCGGGTTCCATGAATTATCTGGCCCAGATGATGAAAAAAGAATATGGTATTCCAAGCATGAGAGTTTCCTATTTTGGTATTGAGGATATGAGTGATGCGCTTTACGATGTTGCTTCTTTCTTCAAAAGTGAAGAAATGATGGCTAAAGCCAAAGAGTTAGTCCGTGAAGAATTTACCCGACTAATGCCACAACTCAAGTGGTATAAAGAAAGATTGCAAGGAAAGAAGGCAGCAATCTATGTGGGCGGGGCTTTCAAGGCTATTTCATTAATAAAAGCTCTGCGCCTGATAGGTATTCAGACTGTAATTGTTGGATCACAAACAGGAACCACTGAAGATTATGAATTAATTAAAAAGCTCTGCGACGAAGGAACAATTATAGTCGATGATTCCAATCCTGTTGAACTATCTCATTTCGTTAAGGAAAAACAGGCGGATATTTTTATTGGAGGAGTTAAGGAACGCCCTATTGCACATAAGATAGGCCTCGGATTCTGTGATCATAATCACGAAAGGAAAGAAGCACTGGCCGGATATGAAGGAATGATGAATTTTGCACGTGAGATTTATGCTACGGCAATGAGTCCGGTATGGCAATTTACTAAATAA